The segment CAGAATCAGCAACGGCTATCGCGGAATCCACGACCTCGTCACCGGGACACGCGTGGTACGGATCTCCAACTCGCTTGAGACCGCTCAAACTTCCAATCAACCTGTTACCGCGCCGCTGGAAGTCGATCCGACTTCGTTTCCAGCCGACGTGATCGAGCCGTTTCGAATTCTTGGGCAGCTGGGGATAAACGCGAGGACTGGCGAACGGATCCTGATCGGAGAAGATCCCCAGCTGGACCGTAAAGTCTGGATTTACGAAACGACAGAAGCCAACCCTCCGCTTTCTCGTGCCGGGATTCGACCGACGCGACAGCGAATTATCGCGTCGCGAGTGGACACGTCATCCGATCCGCAACGCCGATACTTTGTTGCCGAAAGCATCGAAGGAATGCCGTGGCTACAATTGCTCGAGTCCGGCGAAGTTGTGCAATGGACGACGCTTCGGCCTTTGCTCCGCGAACTGGCATCCGAGCTGGATCACTCTGCCAACGAGGACTCGTTGCCGGATCACTTTGGCCCGGAAAACGTCTGGCTGGACCGCAGCGGGCAACTGAAGTTCGTCGAGATCGCCACCGGAGAGGAGACTTCAACGATGAACGCTCGCGAAGTTTTCGAGCTCTTCTTCGAGAAGATCGTTGCGAACCACCCGGTGCCGGAACATGTGATTGAGCTAAACCAGAAGTGGCGCAAATCGACCAACATTTCGATGTCGGAGATCGATCACAAACTGGAAGAACTCGTCGATCGCCCGTCCGGTTGGTCGTGGATTGATCGCATCGGTGCGACTTGTGTTTCTCTGGCGATCGAGTTGTCGATCCTGTTCCTGTTGGGTCAAGCCTGGTTGTCGCTGTGTAAAACACAGTTCAATCTGGGCATCGGTATAATCTGCGGTTTGTTTTTCGTAATGATGCTGGCCGGCTCGATCGTAACGGGATACTTTTTCGAAAGCCCCACATTCTGGTTTCTTGGGATTACAGCCCGCAACCGCAACAAGCAACACAAGCCGTCGCGAATCCGCCTGGCGGTGCGAATGGCGTTGAGTTGGCTGCTCCCGATTCTGATGGCGACGACTTTTGTTGGGCTACAGGCTGCTGCATTGAGTATCGATCCGGAAGGTCCACCGCCGTTTGGATTTCTAATCGTCGTTCTGGCATTTCCAGCCGTCGTTATCGCGATGCTAATCGTGACGCTGTTCAATCTGGCCAGCCCAAGTCGGGGAGTCGCCGACTTTCTCAGTGGCACTTTGTTGATGAGGAAATAATGAATTGCCCAAACTGTCAGTCGTATTTGCTTGTCGAAGTTTTCGGGAACTCGAACCCGATTCGATGTGCAGCCTGCGGCAACGTCTCGATTCCTCCCAACAAAGCCGCGACGCAGGTGAACCGGTTTGCGTGGCGTAGTTTCTGGCTTGGGCTGAGCTCGATCGTGTTGCTTTTTCTGACGGGAATTCCGGCGATCTGGTACGGGGTTCGAAGTCTGCTGCAGATGCGGTTTGCCCGTGCTCAAAAGAGCGATCGAAAGGCAGCCGTTGCCGGTGTCGCGCTGGGTGTAATCTTTGGCATCATCGGTACCGGGTTTGTCACGATTGTCGGCGGCGTCATCATCTTGATGATGATGATGATCGAAGACACAAAAGATCCGGCGCGGATTGAGGAAATTCTGGCCACCATTGGATCGATCGATTTGCCGGAAGACTTTGAACCCGTCGAAGCCAACCGATTACAGAACCAGTTCCGCCGCATCGATTGGCGCGATGGTTCGTCAGCCGAAGATGCTCTGGGACGCATCCGGCTGGTTGAAGCGATTCGCGAAACCCAGATAGGAGGCGTTCAGATCAGTCGCCCGAAAGTTTCATTCAAGCTTCATCCTGACATCGATGTCGATCACGATTCCACAGCGACCGAGACGCTTTCCTGGCATTTCGCGGGCCAGGAACGAGACGTTTTGCGAACAACGGAGCCAGCGAAAGACGGTCCGTTTCAGGTGGTTCGCTATTTTGCGTCAACGGACGATGAAGAGGAAAAGGAGACGTTTGTCCTGGTGATGAGTGTTCGCAAAGACGGCAAGTACTCGGACGAAGACGTACGGAAACTCTTCGAGTCATTCAAGCCAAAACGATGATCGGGCGGCGGGACGAGCAAGCTTTGACTTCGTTACTGCTTCAACCCTGCCCTATTTTCGACCGAAGTCTGCCGGAATTTCTCCCCAAAGCTTCGTCTCCCATTTCAGGATCGGATTTTCGACAGGGTTCTCCTTGAGCCACTTCTCGGCTCGTTTGATCAGCTGAAAAAGCTGTTTGTTCGCAACGGTCTGAGTCAGTTTCGTCTTGCACTTTCCGCCTTTGACCCAGCTCATACCGATCCGCGAATCAGAGTAAATGACTCGGTCGGTGTGGCCTCCATGTTTCAAAAGCGCCAACGCATGCACGATCGCCAGGAACTCGCCAATGTTGACCGTGCCATCCGGAAACGGTCCCTGATGAAACAGGCAGACGTTGCTTTCGATTTCGACGCCCTGATACTCAAGCGGGCCGGGGTTTCCCTTGCAGGCCGCGTCGACAGCCAACGCAGTCAAATCGACGCCCATCTCTCGCAGCTCTTCCAACGTTCGCTTGGGCGTTTTCGTTTTGGCTGTTTTGCTACCGTCGGACTTGCCCCAATGGTCGTCGACCGATTCGGTGTAGGCTTTTTCAGCGGCAGCCAACGAGGGAAACGATTTGAATTTGGCTCCAGAGAATCCTGCGATTTGTTTCTGACATTCTGACCAGGATTGATAGACTCCCGGAGTGTTTCCTTCCCAGACAACGTAGAACTTCGGTTTCTTTTTGGCCATGAAATGTTTGTTTGAATTGCAGGAGTTTCGCAAATCATAACCCGAAGCGTGAACAGGTGCAGCAGCCGATTGCTGATGCACCTTTCGATCGTTCTCACGAGATTTCGACGCTCTCACGCACACTTCCGGGCAGAATCACCCGGCAACGATTTACCCTTCGCCAGCGTTGATCACCGGTTGGGCGTGTCGATCACTACACAGGACGACCAACAGGTTGGACACCATTTGGGCGCGGCTTTTGTCGTCCAGTTCCACAATCTTTTCGCCAGACAATTGATCCAAAGCCATCTTTACCATGCCCACCGCACCGTCGACGATTTTAGTTCGGGCCGCGACGACCGCCGAAGCTTGTTGACGTTGCAGCATCGCCGCCGCGATCTCCTGCGAGTAAGCCAGGTGGCTGATGCGAGCTTCGATGACTTGAACGCCAGCGCTATGCAGTCGCTCCTGTATATCGTGTTCAAGCTGCTCGGAAACTTCGGTCGTGCTGCCTCGCAACGAAACCTCGTGGTCCTCGCTGTCGTACGGGTGTCGCGTCGCGAGAACTCGAAGGGCGGCTTCGCTTTGCACGCGAACAAAGTCTTCATAGTCGTCGACTTCGAAGAGTGCCTCGGCAGTATCGACAACTTTCCAAACGACAATCGCGGAGATGTCGATCGGATTCCCGTCTCGGTCGTTGACCTTGGAAGGACGGCCGGCAGTGCGTGATTTCTGCGACACGACGGTTCCGGCCGCGTCTTTCTTTTCAGGCGTATGGATCGAGCCAGTTTCGAAGTTGCGAATCCGCAACGAGATCTTCTTCTTGCTGAAAAACGGATTGACCCAGTAGAAACCTGATTCCTTGAGCGTGCCCTGGTAGTCGCCAAACAGGAGCAACACCCGAGCACTGTTTGGCTGAATCGCGACCAGTCCGCACAGGACCAGAAAGGCGGACAGAAAAATCACAATCGCCGGAACGATCAGCCATGGAGACTCGTTCCCAACTCCCAAAATGAACATCAGAACAGAGAGAGCGATCACTCCGAGCATTCCGAGCAACATGCCCCATCCGCTCATCGCTTTGAATGGCTTTTCCAGGATCGACGGTTCTTTCAACAGATCACTTTTCATCACACCTCCAGGACATACGGTTTGTTTGCCCTCTGTTCGCCATGCGAATACAAATATTGGAAGAATCGCAGCGGAGGGCAAAAATGCAACAAAAATGCGGCTCAAACGGCTTTTATTGCGAGTCGTGATCGGCGATGCAGTGCGTACAAGTAGACGCTGACTCCGATCCAGACAAAAACGAATCCGAACAATCGTGTCGAATCAACCGGTTCTCCGAAGGCAAACAGGCCAAGAAAAAACTGAATCGTTGGGCCAATAAATTGCAGCAGCCCAACGGTCGACAGCGAAAGATGCTTGACGGCGATCGCGTAAAGAAACAGTGGCGCGATGGTCACGAATCCACTGCACGCCAACAGAATGCTCAACGTCGCGGACTGCGGAATAACCGATACGCCAACGGAGAAAGTCCGCCACGCGAACCAGGCGATAACGGGCAGAAACATCAAACCTGTTTCCATCGTCAGCCCTTCGGCAGCCGAAAGCTGTGTCTTCTTTTTGATTAACGAGTACAGTGCAAAAGCCACGGCCACGACCAACCCGATCCAGATATTGCTGTTGGCGGACCAGGTCATAATCGTAACGCCGACTGTCGCCAACAGGACTGCGATCCATTGCAGCGGCGTGAGTCTCTCTCTCAAAAACACCACGCCCAGCAGGACAACGATCTGTGGACAAATGTAGTAGCCGAGACTTGCGTCGATCGCGTGATCGTTGGAAACCGCCCAAACGAACATGAGCCAGTTGACGACGATCG is part of the Mariniblastus fucicola genome and harbors:
- a CDS encoding DUF4190 domain-containing protein, whose amino-acid sequence is MNCPNCQSYLLVEVFGNSNPIRCAACGNVSIPPNKAATQVNRFAWRSFWLGLSSIVLLFLTGIPAIWYGVRSLLQMRFARAQKSDRKAAVAGVALGVIFGIIGTGFVTIVGGVIILMMMMIEDTKDPARIEEILATIGSIDLPEDFEPVEANRLQNQFRRIDWRDGSSAEDALGRIRLVEAIRETQIGGVQISRPKVSFKLHPDIDVDHDSTATETLSWHFAGQERDVLRTTEPAKDGPFQVVRYFASTDDEEEKETFVLVMSVRKDGKYSDEDVRKLFESFKPKR
- a CDS encoding ribonuclease H1 domain-containing protein; its protein translation is MAKKKPKFYVVWEGNTPGVYQSWSECQKQIAGFSGAKFKSFPSLAAAEKAYTESVDDHWGKSDGSKTAKTKTPKRTLEELREMGVDLTALAVDAACKGNPGPLEYQGVEIESNVCLFHQGPFPDGTVNIGEFLAIVHALALLKHGGHTDRVIYSDSRIGMSWVKGGKCKTKLTQTVANKQLFQLIKRAEKWLKENPVENPILKWETKLWGEIPADFGRK
- a CDS encoding SPFH domain-containing protein is translated as MKSDLLKEPSILEKPFKAMSGWGMLLGMLGVIALSVLMFILGVGNESPWLIVPAIVIFLSAFLVLCGLVAIQPNSARVLLLFGDYQGTLKESGFYWVNPFFSKKKISLRIRNFETGSIHTPEKKDAAGTVVSQKSRTAGRPSKVNDRDGNPIDISAIVVWKVVDTAEALFEVDDYEDFVRVQSEAALRVLATRHPYDSEDHEVSLRGSTTEVSEQLEHDIQERLHSAGVQVIEARISHLAYSQEIAAAMLQRQQASAVVAARTKIVDGAVGMVKMALDQLSGEKIVELDDKSRAQMVSNLLVVLCSDRHAQPVINAGEG
- the rarD gene encoding EamA family transporter RarD — protein: MAAAVGAQVFWGIFPAYIKLFQGVIAPLDLVAHRALWSFLVLAIWLAIASRLARSRNSASDVPAQPSLQQRLFGQSKTIRISVFAAVAIVVNWLMFVWAVSNDHAIDASLGYYICPQIVVLLGVVFLRERLTPLQWIAVLLATVGVTIMTWSANSNIWIGLVVAVAFALYSLIKKKTQLSAAEGLTMETGLMFLPVIAWFAWRTFSVGVSVIPQSATLSILLACSGFVTIAPLFLYAIAVKHLSLSTVGLLQFIGPTIQFFLGLFAFGEPVDSTRLFGFVFVWIGVSVYLYALHRRSRLAIKAV